AGGTGACGGAGTTCCGCGTGGACCCGGCCGCCCTGGTCGAGCCCGGCACGGCGCTGACGGTCGCGCATTTCGTGGCCGGCCAGAAGGTCGATGTCACGGGCACGTCGAAGGGCAAGGGGTTCGCTGGCGCGATGAAGCGCTGGAACTTCTCGGGCCTCGAGGCGTCGCACGGCGTGTCCATCAGCCACCGCTCGCACGGCTCCACCGGCAATCGCCAGGATCCGGGCAAGACCTTCAAGAACAAGAAGATGGCGGGCCATCTCGGCGTTGAGCGCATCACCACGCAGAACCTCGTGATCGCCGGTCACGATGCGGAGCGCGGCCTGCTGCTCATCAAGGGCGCCGTTCCGGGTTCCGCCGGTGGCTATGTGCTGGTGCGTGACGCCGTGAAGCGTGCGCGCCCTGCCGATGCGCCCTTCCCCACGGCGACGGTCTGAGGTCAGGTCCATGCAAGTTTCCGTCATCACTCTGGACAACGCGCCGGCCGGCCAGGCCGAGCTGCCGGACGAGATCTTCGCCGCCGCCCCGCGTGCCGACATCATGGCCCGCGTGGTTCACTGGCAGCTGGCCAAGCGCCGCGCCGGCACCCACAAGGTGAAGGGCATGGGCGAGGTTTCGGGCACGACCAAGAAGCCCTATCGCCAGAAGGGCACGGGTTCGGCCCGCCAGGGCTCGCTTCGTGCGCCGCAGTTCCGCAAGGGCGGCATCGTGCACGGCCCCGTCGTGCGCGACCATGGCTACAGCCTGAACAAGAAGGTCCGTCGCCTCGGCCTGATTTCCGCCCTGAGCCAGAAGGCCAAGGACGGCAAGCTCGTGGTGCTCGAGGCCGCGACGGCCGACCAGGCTGCCAAGACCAGCACCATGGCCAAGCAGGTCAAGGCGCTCGGCTGGACCAAGGCGCTCGTCATCGACGCGGAGGTGAACGATCACTTCCTGCGCGTGCTGCGCAACATCCCGGGCATGGACGCGCTGCCGACGGCGGGCGCGAATGTGTACGACATCCTCAACCATGACGTTCTCGTGGTCACCCGCGCCGGCGTCGAAGCCCTGAAGGAGCGCCTCGCATGAGTGCTTCCGTCAGCAAGCCGAAGGCTGCGCCGAAGATCAGTGCCGAGCGGATGTATCAGTGCATCCTCTCGCCGCTCGTGACCGAGAAGGCCACGGTGATGAGCGAGAAGGGCCAGTATGCCTTCCGCGTCGCCATGGATGCCTCGAAGCCTGAGATCAAGCAGGCGGTCGAGGGTCTCTTCGGCGTGAACGTGCTCGCCGTGAACACGCTGGTGATGAAGGGCAAGGCCAAGCGCTTCAAGGGTCGTCCCGGCCAGCGCTCGGATTGGAAAAAGGCGATGGTGCGCCTGGCCGACGGCCAGAGCATCGATCTGACCACGGGGCTCAGCTAAGCCATGTCGCTCAAGAACTTCAACCCGACGACGCCGAGCCTCCGCGGCACGGTCCTCATCGACCGGTCCGGCCTGTGGAAGGGCAAGCCCGTGAAGGGGCTGACGGAGGGCAAGAGCCACTCCGGCGGCCGCAACAACCACGGCCGCATCACCGTGCGGTTCCGTGGGGGTGGCCACAAGCAGTCCTACCGCATCGTGGACTTCAAGCGCCGCGCGAACTGGGGCATCCCGGCGACCGTGGAGCGGATCGAGTACGACCCGAACCGCACGGCGTTCATCGC
This region of Sediminicoccus rosea genomic DNA includes:
- the rplC gene encoding 50S ribosomal protein L3, with the translated sequence MATQVRTGLIARKLGMTRLFNDDGTTTPVTVLHLDAVRVVAQRTAEKDGYTALQVGIGKAKAKNVSKANRGHFAKAGVEAPLKVTEFRVDPAALVEPGTALTVAHFVAGQKVDVTGTSKGKGFAGAMKRWNFSGLEASHGVSISHRSHGSTGNRQDPGKTFKNKKMAGHLGVERITTQNLVIAGHDAERGLLLIKGAVPGSAGGYVLVRDAVKRARPADAPFPTATV
- a CDS encoding 50S ribosomal protein L23, coding for MSAERMYQCILSPLVTEKATVMSEKGQYAFRVAMDASKPEIKQAVEGLFGVNVLAVNTLVMKGKAKRFKGRPGQRSDWKKAMVRLADGQSIDLTTGLS
- the rplD gene encoding 50S ribosomal protein L4; this translates as MQVSVITLDNAPAGQAELPDEIFAAAPRADIMARVVHWQLAKRRAGTHKVKGMGEVSGTTKKPYRQKGTGSARQGSLRAPQFRKGGIVHGPVVRDHGYSLNKKVRRLGLISALSQKAKDGKLVVLEAATADQAAKTSTMAKQVKALGWTKALVIDAEVNDHFLRVLRNIPGMDALPTAGANVYDILNHDVLVVTRAGVEALKERLA